From Oryza sativa Japonica Group chromosome 4, ASM3414082v1, one genomic window encodes:
- the LOC136356032 gene encoding putative receptor-like protein kinase At3g47110: MHNQLTSPLTHCDLKPSNVLLDYDMTAIGDFGSAKFLNASSCSSECLVGVGGTIGYIAPEYGMGYKISTGCDVYSFGVLLLEMLTGMRPTDAMFIDGISLHKFVSMETFTSTCIFL; this comes from the exons ATGCATAACCAGTTGACATCTCCTCTAACTCACTGTGATTTGAAGCCAAGCAATGTTCTATTGGACTATGATATGACCGCAATTGGTGATTTTGGCTCAGCAAAGTTTCTCAATGCAAGTTCTTGTAGCTCTGAATGCTTGGTTGGTGTCGGAGGAACAATCGGATATATCGCACCTG AGTATGGAATGGGATACAAAATCTCGACCGGATGTGATGTGTACAGTTTTGGAGTGTTACTGCTTGAAATGCTCACTGGAATGAGACCGACAGATGCAATGTTCATCGACGGCATCAGCCTTCACAAGTTTGTTAGCATGGAAACCTTCACCTCTACATGCATTTTTCTCTAG